In the genome of Sphingopyxis sp. YF1, the window GCGCAGGAGGAACCGCGCAACAACGGCAGCTGGTTCTTCGTTGAACCCTTCATCGAGGAGGCGCTGACCAGCGCCGGGCACAAGGGCATGCGCCCGCGCTACGCCGGCCGCGCTGCGGCCGCGTCGCCCGCGACGGGCCTGATGAGCCGCCACCAGACGGAGCAGTCGGCGCTGGTCGCCGATGCGCTGGGCCTGAGCGTCCGTGCCGAAATCCGCCGTACGAAGAACAAGTAAGCGCCCCGAAGGAAAGCAAGATGAGCACCGAAGTCAAAGTCCCCACGCTGGGCGAAAGCGTCACCGAAGCGACGATCGGCGAGTGGCTGAAGCAGCCGGGCGATGCGGTCGCGCTCGACGAGCCGATCGCGAGCCTCGAAACCGACAAGGTCGCCGTCGAAGTGCCTTCGCCCGTCGCGGGCGTGATGGGCCAGCAGGTCGTCGCGGTCGGCGACACGGTCAATGTCGGCGCGGTGATCGCGACGATCGAAGCCGGCAGCGGCAAGGCGGCCGCCCCGGCGGCCAAGGCCGAAGCCGCCGCTCCGGCGCCCGCCGCGACGGCGAGCGAGGATACCGGCGACGGCGTCACCACCCTGTCGCCCGCGGTGCGCCGCCTGGTGCTCGAGCATGGCGTCGACCCGAGCAAGATCAAGGGCAGCGGCAAGGATGGCCGGCTGACCAAGGAAGATGTGCTCGCCGCCGCGAGCGCGGCGCCCGAAGCCGCGCCCGCCGCGGCACCGGCCGCCGCCGCTGCAGCCGCGCCCGCTGCGGGCGGCGCGCCCGGCCGCCGCGAGGAACGCGTCAAGATGACGCGCATGCGCCAGACGATCGCCAAGCGGCTGAAGGCGGCGCAGGACACCGCCGCAATGCTGACGACCTTCAACGACGTCGACATGTCGGCGGTGATGGCGACGCGCGAGAAATATCGCGACAGCTTTGAAAAGAAGCACGGCGTGCGCCTCGGCTTCATGAGCTTCTTCACCAAGGCGGTCGCGCTTGCCGCGCACGACATTCCGGCGGTGAACGCACGCATCGACGGCGACGAGATCGTCTACCACGACTATCTCGACGTCTCGGTCGCGGTCAGCGCCCCCAACGGCCTCGTCGTCCCCGTCGTGCGTAACGCCGACAGCCTGTCGTTCGCCGACATCGAAAAGGCGATCGCCGACCTCGGCAAGCGCGCCAAGGACGGCACGCTGACGATGGACGACATGACCGGCGGCACCTTCACCATCTCGAACGGTGGTGTGTTCGGCGGCCTGATGTCGACCCCGATCATCAACCCGCCGCAGTCGGCGGTGCTCGGCCTTCACCGCATCGAGGACCGTCCGGTCGTCCGGAACGGCGAGATCGTGATCCGCCCGATGATGTATCTCGCGATGAGCTACGACCATCGCCTGATCGACGGCCGCGAGGCGGTGACCTTCCTCAAGACGATCAAGGAAGCGATCGAGGACCCGACGCGTCTGCTGATCGATCTTTGATCGGCGGCGTCGTCGCCTGACCGGGAGAATGGGAATGTCGTTCGGGTCCGTCGCCACGCTTCGCCGTCTCGCCGCACCCGCGGCGCTGCTCGCGGCGGCTGCGACGCTGGCGGGCTGCGACCAGGCGCAGAAGGGTTTCGAGGACGGCTTCGAAAAGCAGTTCGCCGAAACCTTCACGCGCTCGTGCGAGGCGGGGGCAACGCGGGCCGGGGCGCCCGCCGACAAGGTGGGCGAGGTGTGCAAATGCGCCGCCGACGAGCTGGCAAAGACGCACAGCCCGTCCGAATTGATGCAATTGTCGCCCGAGGATGCGGTGCCGGTGATGGAAGCCTGCGCCAAGAAG includes:
- the odhB gene encoding 2-oxoglutarate dehydrogenase complex dihydrolipoyllysine-residue succinyltransferase encodes the protein MSTEVKVPTLGESVTEATIGEWLKQPGDAVALDEPIASLETDKVAVEVPSPVAGVMGQQVVAVGDTVNVGAVIATIEAGSGKAAAPAAKAEAAAPAPAATASEDTGDGVTTLSPAVRRLVLEHGVDPSKIKGSGKDGRLTKEDVLAAASAAPEAAPAAAPAAAAAAAPAAGGAPGRREERVKMTRMRQTIAKRLKAAQDTAAMLTTFNDVDMSAVMATREKYRDSFEKKHGVRLGFMSFFTKAVALAAHDIPAVNARIDGDEIVYHDYLDVSVAVSAPNGLVVPVVRNADSLSFADIEKAIADLGKRAKDGTLTMDDMTGGTFTISNGGVFGGLMSTPIINPPQSAVLGLHRIEDRPVVRNGEIVIRPMMYLAMSYDHRLIDGREAVTFLKTIKEAIEDPTRLLIDL